One window of the Fusobacterium animalis 7_1 genome contains the following:
- a CDS encoding EH signature domain-containing protein, with protein sequence MNEINFKKFYPVNLEKKKDEINNFWNQIFKVVRDEKIFELIERVLKKKNLKVDEIIILLFNIKKVHDYLIHKNVELADFIMNIKFDLSEKKVKRKECIMDIYQAIVSYFNENDVELALNLFVDENINFEKEDEREIIQVYQEYSKSKKDYTLFLYDETVKAIKNNKLKDTLDRLFISEEREVFLDIMNKVLFDIVYFVKLEKDYINKILADFFDRVTHKVRIESFKKVLNYYVEEYEKTDDISVCSRAIMEKIHEYLKDPHKNSPKWQWGDFSEAQIEIMRIWLVSADLEKYFSIEVNDKVRLQFWRRYIKYIKEVRYFERLKQAIVMLTDEHIFIEFGEKGNAAYCYKKDYISFSEINNLSTNFRLKNRASAEFFMSHSGNWEVKLKSTLYRLGYSVKVWR encoded by the coding sequence ATGAATGAAATAAATTTTAAAAAGTTTTATCCAGTAAATTTAGAAAAAAAGAAAGATGAGATAAATAATTTTTGGAATCAAATTTTTAAAGTAGTAAGAGATGAAAAAATATTTGAATTGATAGAAAGAGTTTTAAAAAAGAAAAACTTAAAAGTGGATGAAATAATAATATTACTTTTTAACATAAAAAAAGTTCATGATTATTTAATTCATAAGAATGTTGAACTTGCTGATTTTATCATGAATATAAAATTTGATTTATCTGAAAAGAAGGTAAAAAGAAAAGAATGTATAATGGATATTTACCAAGCTATTGTATCATACTTTAATGAAAATGATGTAGAGTTAGCTTTGAATCTTTTTGTTGATGAAAATATTAATTTTGAAAAAGAGGATGAAAGAGAAATTATCCAAGTATATCAAGAATATAGTAAATCAAAAAAAGATTATACTTTATTTCTATATGATGAAACAGTCAAAGCTATAAAAAATAATAAGTTAAAAGATACCCTTGATAGACTTTTTATAAGTGAAGAAAGAGAAGTATTCTTAGATATAATGAATAAAGTTTTGTTTGATATAGTCTATTTTGTGAAACTTGAAAAAGATTACATTAATAAAATATTAGCAGATTTTTTTGATAGAGTAACACATAAAGTAAGAATTGAAAGTTTCAAAAAAGTTCTTAACTACTATGTTGAAGAATATGAAAAAACTGATGATATTAGTGTTTGTTCTAGAGCAATTATGGAAAAAATCCACGAATATTTAAAAGACCCTCATAAAAATAGTCCAAAATGGCAATGGGGTGATTTTAGTGAAGCACAAATAGAAATTATGAGAATCTGGCTTGTAAGTGCAGATCTTGAAAAATATTTTTCAATTGAAGTAAATGATAAAGTAAGGTTACAATTCTGGAGAAGATATATTAAATACATCAAAGAAGTTAGATATTTTGAAAGACTAAAACAAGCTATTGTGATGTTGACAGATGAGCACATATTTATAGAGTTTGGAGAAAAAGGAAATGCTGCTTATTGTTATAAAAAAGACTATATAAGTTTTAGTGAAATAAATAATTTATCTACAAATTTTAGATTAAAAAATAGAGCAAGTGCTGAATTTTTTATGTCTCATTCGGGAAATTGGGAAGTTAAATTAAAGAGTACACTATACAGATTAGGTTATAGTGTAAAAGTATGGAGATAA
- the leuS gene encoding leucine--tRNA ligase yields MRDYEFKEIEKKWQEKWSKDNIFKTENEVEGKENYYVLSMLPYPSGKLHVGHARNYTIGDVISRYKRMKGYNVLQPMGWDSFGLPAENAAIQNGTHPAIWTKSNIENMKRQLKLMGFSYDWEREIASYTPEYYKWNQWLFKRMYEKGLIYKKKSLVNWCPDCQTVLANEQVEDGMCWRHSKTHVIQKELEQWFFKITDYADELLEGHEEIKDGWPEKVLTMQKNWIGKSFGTELKLKVVETGEDLPIFTTRIDTIYGVSYAVVAPEHPIVEKILKVNPSIKDKVTEMKNTDIIERGAEGREKNGIDSGWHIENPVNKEIVPLWIADYVLMNYGTGAVMGVPAHDERDFVFAGKYNLPVKQVITSKKADEKVELPYLEEGVMINSGEFNGLNSKEALVKIAEYVEEKGYGQRTYKYRLKDWGISRQRYWGTPIPVLYCEKCGEVLEKDENLPVLLPDDIEFSGSGNPLETSNKFKEATCPCCGGKARRDTDTMDTFVDSSWYFLRYCDPKNINLPFSKEIVDKWTPVDQYIGGVEHAVMHLLYARFFYKVLRDLGLLSSNEPFKRLLTQGMVLGPSYYSEKENKYLFSKDVVIKGDKAYSQSGEELQVKVEKMSKSKNNGVDPEEMLDKYGADTTRLFIMFAAPPEKELEWNENGLAGAYRFLTRVWRLVFENSEIVKKSNDKIDYNKLSKEDKALLIKLNQTIKKVTDAIENNYHFNTAIAANMELINEVQTYVASSMNSEQAAKILGYTLKKIIIMLSPFVPHFCDEIWEELGEKGYLFNEKWPEYDEKMLSSDETTIAVQVNGKVRGSFEIAKDSEQALVEKTALELPNVAKHLEGMNVVKVIVIPNRIVNIVVKPQ; encoded by the coding sequence TTGAGAGATTATGAGTTTAAGGAAATTGAAAAAAAATGGCAAGAAAAGTGGAGTAAAGATAATATTTTTAAAACTGAAAATGAAGTAGAGGGAAAAGAAAATTACTATGTACTTTCAATGTTGCCTTATCCATCTGGGAAATTACATGTTGGACATGCTAGAAACTATACAATAGGAGATGTAATTTCAAGATACAAAAGAATGAAAGGCTATAATGTGTTACAACCTATGGGTTGGGATTCATTTGGCTTACCTGCTGAAAATGCAGCAATTCAAAATGGTACTCACCCTGCTATATGGACTAAGTCTAATATAGAGAATATGAAAAGGCAATTAAAGTTAATGGGATTTTCTTATGATTGGGAAAGAGAAATAGCAAGTTATACACCAGAATACTATAAATGGAACCAATGGTTATTTAAAAGAATGTATGAAAAAGGCTTAATCTACAAGAAAAAATCTTTAGTAAACTGGTGTCCTGATTGTCAAACAGTTTTAGCAAACGAGCAAGTTGAAGATGGAATGTGTTGGCGTCATTCAAAAACTCATGTTATACAAAAAGAATTGGAACAATGGTTTTTTAAAATTACTGACTATGCAGATGAATTATTAGAAGGACATGAAGAAATAAAAGATGGTTGGCCAGAAAAAGTTTTAACTATGCAAAAGAATTGGATAGGAAAATCTTTTGGAACAGAATTAAAGCTAAAAGTTGTTGAAACAGGGGAAGATTTACCTATATTTACAACAAGAATAGATACTATCTATGGTGTATCTTATGCAGTTGTTGCACCTGAACACCCAATAGTTGAAAAGATTTTAAAAGTAAATCCTTCAATTAAAGATAAAGTAACAGAAATGAAAAACACAGATATAATTGAAAGAGGTGCAGAAGGTAGAGAAAAAAATGGTATAGACAGTGGTTGGCATATAGAAAACCCTGTTAATAAGGAAATTGTACCGTTATGGATAGCAGATTATGTTCTTATGAATTATGGTACAGGAGCAGTTATGGGAGTTCCTGCACATGATGAAAGAGATTTTGTTTTTGCAGGTAAATACAATTTACCAGTTAAACAAGTTATAACTTCTAAAAAAGCTGATGAAAAAGTTGAACTTCCTTATTTAGAAGAAGGAGTAATGATAAATTCGGGGGAATTTAATGGTTTGAATAGTAAAGAAGCCTTAGTAAAAATAGCTGAGTATGTGGAAGAAAAAGGTTATGGACAAAGAACATATAAATATAGATTAAAAGATTGGGGAATTTCAAGACAAAGATATTGGGGAACTCCTATTCCTGTTCTATATTGTGAAAAATGTGGAGAAGTTTTAGAAAAAGATGAAAATTTACCTGTGTTATTACCAGATGATATAGAATTTTCTGGTAGTGGAAACCCATTAGAAACTTCTAATAAATTTAAAGAAGCAACTTGTCCTTGTTGTGGTGGAAAAGCTAGAAGAGATACTGATACTATGGATACATTTGTGGATTCGTCTTGGTATTTTTTAAGATATTGTGACCCTAAAAATATAAATTTACCTTTCAGTAAAGAAATAGTAGATAAATGGACACCAGTAGACCAATATATAGGTGGAGTTGAACATGCAGTAATGCACTTATTGTATGCAAGATTTTTCTATAAGGTTTTAAGAGATTTAGGTTTACTTTCATCAAATGAACCATTTAAAAGATTATTGACACAAGGAATGGTATTAGGACCATCATATTATTCTGAAAAAGAAAATAAATACTTATTTTCAAAAGATGTTGTTATAAAGGGAGATAAGGCTTATTCTCAATCAGGGGAAGAATTACAAGTAAAAGTTGAAAAGATGTCAAAATCTAAAAATAATGGTGTTGACCCAGAAGAAATGCTAGATAAATATGGAGCAGATACAACAAGATTATTTATTATGTTTGCTGCACCACCTGAAAAAGAATTAGAATGGAATGAAAATGGACTTGCAGGGGCATATAGATTTTTAACAAGAGTTTGGAGATTAGTTTTTGAAAATTCAGAGATTGTAAAAAAATCTAATGATAAGATTGATTATAATAAACTTTCAAAAGAAGATAAGGCTTTACTTATAAAATTAAACCAAACTATTAAAAAAGTTACAGATGCTATTGAAAATAATTACCATTTTAATACTGCAATAGCAGCTAATATGGAACTTATAAATGAAGTTCAAACTTATGTGGCTTCTTCAATGAATTCAGAACAAGCTGCTAAGATTTTAGGTTATACATTGAAGAAAATAATAATTATGTTATCTCCGTTTGTTCCTCATTTCTGTGATGAAATATGGGAAGAATTAGGAGAAAAAGGATATTTATTCAATGAAAAATGGCCTGAATATGATGAAAAAATGTTATCATCTGATGAAACTACTATTGCTGTTCAAGTAAATGGAAAAGTTAGAGGAAGTTTTGAAATTGCAAAAGATAGTGAACAAGCCTTAGTTGAAAAGACTGCTTTGGAATTACCAAATGTAGCTAAACATTTAGAAGGTATGAATGTTGTAAAAGTTATTGTAATACCTAATAGAATAGTCAATATTGTTGTGAAACCTCAATAA
- a CDS encoding SNF2-related protein has product MGIIERLFKKTKETDKKLKLSLEYEEKYIKIILKVGDKIISLKDLKDEVDISSLSKSDIFEVDENGDILLLDYDEIYSLDRSTLKLLKLPNFFPGVVYIDNKGYFGSSKVEFHYKISFGLDEYHIVNANYVESISSSERYILTKEQYDLIKLINQYNNDDSKNKEANEQYRMLNAIKDVSHKTNLLLNETIKKEDDLVLLENIELDFLESDEDYLEVVPQSSQLSKEQNESLKKAFKNANLSQNFYLLNIDNKKVKVVVNRELKDALKVVKNNEKISKKDFVKRESPIFDDIDSEKVEFNYGPRVIGLGYLNYRPSPTPNISEIDWFSKEFPKIMTDTPITLKPEHLGYMQGKFNDLDEFEETELKFDVEGEEKKFFISKENLANEIKKLETSIKDITDYNKSKALDEIIELAEAYNYKPDYIEYKGNYIKKFDKEVAEQYRDDLRAIEIEKREEKKNSKKEKEKVLLTEDNLNEEGYAEGTEQITQEEEVELPKSLRYSEGIDLKEHQKEGLLRMQSLYKKSNVNGLLLCDDMGLGKTIQILSFLAWLKEKDALKPSLLIMPTSLITNWYDEKNIGEIQKFFLDGTFKVKILDGKKTRDEIFELRNYDLVLTSYESLRINHKETGYIEWKVVVCDEAQKMKNPKTLLTRAIESQNALFKIACSATPIENSVLDLWCLTDFVKPGLLGSQKDFSQKYMKPLSSNNINDEKRQEINNELSDKLGDFYIRREKEKVLTSDFPKKIVIYDKIRPSSQQEDIIENLKNTGKAALAIIQGMIMTCSHPQLVDRDVDEVPLGSEESLIEEAYKLEHIYTILTEVKKKNEKAIIFTKYKKMQKILWNVIKYWFDIEVGIVNGDADKTSRRRILDDFRKKEGFNVIILSPEAAGVGLNIVEANHVIHYTRHWNPAKEEQATDRAYRIGQKKDVYVYYPIISNVENIEREEYHTVDEWIRKQLEIDMTDSSPEEKLNRIIIKKKRMLKDFFLTCGGEFDDDIAKEFAAMSNGIEKDLSIEMIDNIPYQEFEKLAVVLLEKEYNSKYGIVTVESGDKGIDGLIFSENGNILIQAKHTKRLDSNAAGDLFRGEKFYSDELNKDFPKLIVFTSASKNNISEDIKKLEKMGKVEIYYREKVTELLNKYPTKITELIDRDIRYSIEDIKSYVKTMNI; this is encoded by the coding sequence ATGGGAATAATAGAGAGGCTTTTTAAAAAAACAAAAGAAACTGATAAAAAACTCAAACTTTCATTAGAATATGAAGAAAAATATATTAAAATAATATTAAAAGTTGGAGATAAAATAATATCATTAAAAGACTTAAAAGACGAAGTAGATATTTCAAGTCTTTCAAAATCTGATATATTTGAAGTAGATGAAAATGGTGATATCTTATTATTGGACTATGATGAAATATATAGTTTAGATAGAAGTACATTAAAACTTTTGAAATTGCCTAACTTCTTTCCTGGTGTAGTCTATATAGATAACAAAGGATATTTTGGTAGTTCTAAGGTAGAATTTCATTATAAAATAAGTTTTGGTTTAGATGAATATCATATAGTAAATGCTAACTATGTAGAAAGTATAAGTAGTTCAGAAAGATACATTCTAACAAAAGAGCAGTATGATTTAATAAAACTAATAAATCAATATAATAATGATGATAGTAAAAATAAAGAAGCTAATGAACAATATAGAATGTTAAATGCTATAAAAGATGTCTCTCACAAAACAAACCTTTTACTTAATGAGACTATAAAAAAAGAAGATGACCTAGTTTTATTAGAAAATATAGAGTTAGACTTTTTAGAAAGTGACGAAGATTATTTAGAAGTTGTTCCCCAATCTTCACAACTTTCAAAGGAACAAAATGAAAGTTTAAAAAAAGCTTTTAAAAATGCAAATTTATCTCAAAATTTTTATTTACTAAATATAGATAATAAAAAAGTAAAAGTTGTAGTAAATAGAGAGCTAAAAGATGCTTTAAAAGTTGTAAAAAATAATGAAAAAATAAGTAAAAAAGATTTTGTAAAAAGGGAATCTCCAATCTTTGATGATATTGATTCTGAAAAAGTTGAATTTAACTATGGACCAAGAGTTATTGGCTTAGGATACTTAAATTATAGACCTTCACCAACACCAAATATTTCTGAAATAGATTGGTTCTCAAAAGAATTTCCTAAAATTATGACAGATACACCTATCACATTAAAACCTGAGCATCTAGGATATATGCAAGGTAAATTTAATGATTTAGATGAGTTTGAAGAAACTGAGCTGAAATTTGATGTTGAAGGTGAAGAGAAAAAATTTTTTATATCAAAAGAAAATTTAGCTAATGAAATAAAAAAATTAGAAACTTCTATAAAAGATATAACAGACTATAATAAATCAAAAGCATTGGATGAAATAATTGAATTGGCAGAAGCTTATAATTATAAACCAGATTACATTGAATATAAAGGAAATTATATAAAAAAATTTGATAAAGAAGTAGCTGAGCAATATAGAGATGATTTAAGAGCAATTGAAATTGAAAAAAGAGAAGAGAAAAAAAATTCAAAAAAAGAAAAAGAGAAAGTTTTACTTACAGAAGATAATTTAAATGAAGAAGGTTATGCAGAAGGAACTGAGCAAATAACTCAAGAAGAAGAAGTTGAACTTCCTAAATCTCTTAGATACTCTGAAGGTATAGACTTAAAAGAACATCAAAAAGAAGGTCTTTTAAGAATGCAGTCTTTGTATAAAAAATCAAATGTAAATGGTTTATTACTTTGTGATGATATGGGTTTAGGTAAAACTATACAAATCCTCTCTTTTTTAGCTTGGTTAAAAGAAAAAGATGCCTTAAAACCTTCATTATTAATTATGCCTACTTCTTTAATAACAAATTGGTATGACGAGAAAAATATTGGTGAAATTCAAAAGTTCTTTTTAGATGGTACATTTAAAGTAAAAATATTAGATGGTAAAAAAACAAGAGATGAAATTTTTGAGTTAAGAAATTATGACTTGGTACTAACATCTTATGAATCTTTAAGAATTAACCATAAAGAAACAGGATATATTGAGTGGAAAGTTGTTGTTTGTGATGAAGCTCAAAAAATGAAAAACCCTAAAACACTTTTAACAAGAGCAATTGAATCACAAAATGCACTTTTTAAAATAGCTTGTAGTGCAACACCAATAGAAAACAGTGTATTGGACTTGTGGTGCCTAACAGACTTTGTTAAACCAGGTCTATTAGGAAGTCAAAAAGATTTTTCTCAAAAATATATGAAACCTTTATCTTCAAATAATATAAATGATGAAAAGAGGCAAGAAATTAATAATGAATTAAGTGATAAACTTGGTGATTTCTATATAAGAAGAGAGAAAGAAAAAGTTCTAACATCAGACTTCCCTAAAAAAATAGTTATATACGATAAAATAAGACCTTCAAGTCAACAAGAAGATATAATAGAAAATTTAAAAAATACTGGAAAAGCTGCACTAGCGATAATCCAAGGAATGATAATGACTTGTAGCCATCCACAACTCGTAGATAGAGATGTAGATGAAGTTCCCCTTGGAAGTGAAGAAAGTCTAATAGAAGAAGCATACAAACTAGAACATATTTATACTATATTGACAGAAGTAAAAAAGAAAAATGAAAAAGCCATTATTTTTACAAAATATAAGAAAATGCAAAAAATCTTATGGAATGTTATAAAATATTGGTTTGATATAGAAGTTGGTATAGTAAATGGAGATGCAGATAAAACTTCAAGAAGAAGAATATTAGACGATTTTAGAAAAAAAGAAGGTTTTAATGTTATAATCTTATCTCCAGAAGCAGCAGGAGTCGGACTTAATATTGTTGAAGCAAATCATGTTATTCATTATACTAGGCATTGGAATCCTGCAAAAGAAGAGCAAGCTACAGATAGAGCATATAGAATAGGACAAAAAAAAGATGTATATGTTTATTATCCTATTATCTCTAATGTTGAAAATATAGAAAGAGAAGAATATCATACTGTTGATGAGTGGATAAGAAAACAATTGGAAATAGATATGACTGACAGTTCGCCAGAAGAAAAATTAAATAGAATAATCATAAAAAAGAAAAGAATGTTAAAAGATTTCTTTTTAACTTGTGGTGGAGAATTTGATGATGATATAGCAAAAGAATTTGCAGCTATGTCAAATGGAATAGAAAAAGATTTAAGTATTGAAATGATTGACAATATTCCTTATCAAGAGTTTGAAAAATTAGCAGTTGTATTATTGGAAAAAGAATACAATAGCAAATATGGAATAGTAACTGTTGAAAGTGGAGATAAAGGAATAGATGGTCTTATTTTCTCAGAAAATGGAAATATTTTAATTCAAGCAAAACACACAAAAAGATTAGATTCTAACGCTGCTGGAGACTTATTTAGAGGTGAAAAATTTTACTCTGATGAGTTAAATAAGGACTTTCCTAAACTAATAGTTTTTACTTCAGCTTCTAAAAATAATATAAGTGAAGATATTAAAAAATTAGAGAAAATGGGAAAAGTAGAAATATATTATAGAGAAAAAGTTACAGAATTATTAAATAAATATCCTACTAAAATTACAGAATTAATAGATAGAGATATAAGGTATTCTATTGAGGATATAAAAAGTTATGTAAAAACTATGAATATTTAA
- a CDS encoding toxin-antitoxin system YwqK family antitoxin, with translation MRKNFFILTFLFFIFSILNANPLKNEAELQKFRNKVDKVIKEELKNDYKKEYLKRKDNLKKIENSGAIGFEDEDFIFQFEDNTLTLASKKLKSIPNTAITQEFDKTGNFFRIFSITSIDENFLLYRYFDKNSNLVIDVYGTNGKVIQKGYYNNKQLAYIMEGNILKNLNSIPNGKYIEYYKNGQIKIQGHTKEGKRDGEFKAFLKNGKSAGSVIYKDGKIIKSTLIKAMKNNASFPPIDNINYKLDTTHTLGKVEFENGLLRIYFIFNKDGLLDGNSIEYYEEGNIESIVPYKNNVVEGLVITYYENGNIKEEVNYKNDNMNGEAKSYDENGKLNGRTIFKDNIKLEEEVHKENEILKNTFKNGEVVKQDICSLNGTLKERRVLNGNEMEYSTFYQNGNVKQKILAKDKVIIKEQLYARNGNIMLNSFFSDGKPVIELFEYYPDGKLFRKISTVNKMLNGDSIEYYPNGNIKEKIHFINNKEEGEHFFYDKNGNLIKTDIYKNGIKQ, from the coding sequence ATGAGAAAAAATTTCTTTATTTTAACTTTTTTATTTTTTATATTTTCAATATTAAACGCAAATCCCTTAAAAAATGAAGCTGAACTTCAAAAGTTTAGAAATAAAGTAGATAAAGTAATTAAAGAAGAATTAAAAAATGATTATAAAAAAGAATATTTAAAAAGAAAAGATAATTTAAAAAAAATTGAAAATAGTGGAGCAATTGGTTTTGAAGATGAAGATTTTATATTTCAATTTGAAGATAATACACTTACTCTTGCTTCAAAAAAATTAAAATCAATTCCTAATACAGCTATTACTCAAGAATTTGACAAAACTGGAAATTTTTTTCGTATCTTTTCTATTACTTCTATTGATGAAAACTTTCTTCTGTATAGATATTTTGATAAGAACTCTAACCTTGTTATAGATGTATATGGTACTAACGGGAAAGTTATACAAAAAGGCTATTATAATAATAAACAATTAGCATATATTATGGAAGGAAATATATTAAAAAATCTAAATAGTATTCCAAATGGGAAATATATAGAATACTATAAAAATGGACAGATAAAAATACAAGGACATACTAAAGAAGGAAAAAGAGATGGAGAATTTAAAGCCTTTCTTAAAAATGGTAAAAGTGCAGGTTCTGTTATCTATAAAGATGGAAAAATTATAAAATCTACTCTTATTAAGGCTATGAAAAATAATGCTAGTTTTCCTCCAATAGATAATATCAATTATAAATTAGATACTACTCATACTCTAGGAAAAGTAGAATTTGAAAATGGTCTTTTAAGAATATACTTTATTTTCAATAAAGATGGACTTCTTGATGGGAATAGTATAGAGTATTATGAAGAGGGAAATATCGAATCAATTGTTCCTTATAAAAATAATGTAGTTGAAGGTTTAGTTATTACATACTATGAAAATGGAAATATTAAAGAAGAAGTTAATTATAAAAATGATAACATGAATGGTGAAGCGAAATCTTATGATGAAAATGGGAAGTTAAATGGAAGAACAATTTTTAAAGATAATATTAAACTTGAAGAAGAAGTTCATAAAGAAAATGAAATCCTAAAAAATACTTTTAAAAATGGGGAAGTAGTAAAACAAGATATTTGTTCACTAAATGGAACTTTAAAAGAAAGAAGAGTATTAAATGGAAATGAAATGGAATATTCAACTTTTTATCAAAATGGTAATGTTAAACAAAAAATTCTTGCTAAAGATAAAGTAATTATAAAAGAACAACTTTATGCTAGAAATGGGAATATTATGCTTAATAGTTTTTTCTCTGATGGAAAACCTGTAATAGAGTTATTTGAATATTATCCAGATGGAAAACTTTTTAGAAAAATCTCTACTGTAAATAAAATGTTAAATGGAGATTCAATTGAATATTACCCAAATGGAAATATAAAAGAAAAAATTCACTTTATAAATAATAAAGAAGAAGGAGAACATTTTTTCTATGATAAAAATGGAAATCTAATCAAAACAGATATTTATAAAAATGGTATAAAACAATAA
- the rlmB gene encoding 23S rRNA (guanosine(2251)-2'-O)-methyltransferase RlmB, which translates to MERIIGINPVTEALLNKEKNIEKLELYNGLKGETVQKLKDLASKRNIKIFYTGKKIDNSQGVAVYISNYDYYKDFDEAYEELAGKDKSLVLILDEIQDPRNFGAIIRSAEVFKVDLIIIPERNSVRINETVVKTSTGAIEYVNISKVTNLSDTINKLKKLDYWIYGAAGEANINYNEEDYPNKVILVLGNEGSGIRKKVREHCDKLIKIPMYGQINSLNVSVASGILLSRIINR; encoded by the coding sequence ATGGAAAGAATAATAGGTATCAATCCAGTAACAGAGGCTTTATTAAATAAAGAAAAAAATATAGAAAAATTAGAACTCTATAATGGCTTAAAAGGTGAAACAGTACAAAAATTAAAAGATTTAGCTTCTAAGAGAAATATTAAAATATTTTATACTGGTAAAAAAATAGATAATTCTCAAGGTGTAGCAGTATATATAAGTAACTATGATTATTACAAAGATTTTGATGAGGCTTATGAAGAACTTGCTGGAAAAGATAAATCATTGGTTTTAATTTTAGATGAGATACAAGACCCAAGAAATTTTGGAGCAATAATAAGAAGTGCAGAAGTATTTAAAGTAGATTTAATAATAATACCAGAAAGAAATTCAGTAAGAATAAATGAAACTGTTGTTAAAACTTCAACAGGAGCAATAGAATATGTAAATATTTCTAAGGTAACTAACCTGTCAGATACTATAAATAAACTTAAAAAGTTAGATTATTGGATATATGGAGCAGCTGGAGAAGCAAATATAAACTATAATGAAGAAGATTATCCAAATAAGGTTATTTTAGTCCTGGGAAATGAAGGTAGTGGAATTAGAAAAAAAGTGAGGGAACATTGTGATAAATTGATTAAAATTCCAATGTATGGACAAATTAATTCATTAAATGTTTCTGTTGCAAGTGGTATTCTGCTGTCAAGAATTATAAATAGATAA
- the murA gene encoding UDP-N-acetylglucosamine 1-carboxyvinyltransferase yields MVEAFKIIGGKKIAGELKVDGSKNSTLPIMIATLVEKGTYILKNVPDLRDIRTLVALLESLGLEVEKLDANSYKIINNGLSGAEASYDLVKKMRASFLVMGGMLAIEKRGKVALPGGCAIGARPVDLHLKGFEALGAKINIEHGYVEATTENGLIGGNIVLDFPSVGATENIIMAAVKAKGKTILENAAKEPEIEDLCNFLIKMGAKISGAGTGRIEIDGVDKLTACEYSIIPDRIVAGTYIIASILFDGSIKVSGIVPEHLSSFLLKLEEMGAKFNIEGNKLEVLTKLSDLKAAKVTTMPHPGFPTDLQSPMMTLMCLVNGTSEIKETIFENRFMHVPELNRMGAKIEIDSSTAKITGVENFSSAEVMASDLRAGASLILAALKANGESLVNRIYHVDRGYENFEQKFKALGANIERIKTEA; encoded by the coding sequence ATGGTTGAAGCATTTAAAATAATTGGTGGAAAAAAAATAGCAGGAGAATTAAAAGTTGATGGTTCAAAAAATTCAACACTCCCAATAATGATAGCAACATTAGTTGAGAAGGGAACTTATATATTAAAAAATGTTCCTGATTTAAGAGATATTAGAACTTTGGTTGCACTCTTGGAAAGTTTAGGATTGGAAGTAGAAAAATTAGATGCTAATTCATATAAAATAATAAATAATGGACTTAGTGGAGCAGAAGCAAGTTATGATTTAGTTAAAAAGATGAGAGCTTCATTTTTAGTAATGGGTGGAATGCTTGCCATAGAAAAAAGAGGAAAAGTTGCTTTGCCAGGTGGTTGTGCAATAGGAGCAAGACCTGTTGATTTACATTTAAAAGGTTTTGAAGCCTTAGGAGCAAAAATAAATATAGAACATGGATATGTTGAAGCTACAACAGAAAATGGATTAATAGGTGGAAATATAGTTCTTGATTTTCCAAGTGTAGGAGCAACAGAAAATATAATAATGGCAGCAGTTAAAGCCAAGGGAAAAACTATTTTAGAAAATGCTGCAAAAGAACCAGAAATAGAAGATTTATGTAATTTCTTAATAAAAATGGGAGCAAAAATAAGTGGAGCAGGAACAGGTAGAATTGAAATTGATGGAGTGGACAAACTGACTGCTTGTGAATATAGCATAATTCCAGATAGGATAGTTGCAGGAACATATATAATAGCCTCTATCTTATTTGATGGAAGTATAAAAGTTTCTGGAATAGTTCCAGAACATCTGTCAAGTTTCTTATTAAAACTTGAAGAAATGGGAGCTAAATTTAATATAGAAGGAAATAAATTAGAAGTTTTAACAAAATTATCTGATTTAAAAGCTGCAAAGGTAACAACTATGCCTCACCCTGGTTTTCCAACAGATTTACAATCTCCTATGATGACACTTATGTGTTTAGTGAATGGAACAAGTGAAATAAAAGAAACAATATTTGAAAATAGATTTATGCACGTGCCAGAACTTAATAGAATGGGGGCAAAAATAGAAATTGACTCGTCAACTGCTAAAATAACAGGAGTTGAAAATTTCTCATCAGCAGAAGTTATGGCAAGTGATTTAAGAGCAGGAGCTTCACTTATACTTGCAGCACTGAAAGCAAATGGTGAAAGTTTAGTAAACAGAATTTACCATGTGGATAGAGGATATGAAAATTTTGAACAAAAATTTAAGGCTTTGGGAGCAAATATAGAAAGAATTAAAACAGAAGCCTAA